Part of the Cloacibacterium caeni genome is shown below.
TGCAGCATACGTCATCGGAGAATTTAAAATCGGTAATACCATCGCCAAAACAGTAAATGAAAATTACATTACCTTAGAAGTAATTTTTTCAGGATTGATTGCGGCTATCGCTTGGAATTTATTAACCTGGTGGTTTGGTATTCCTTCATCATCATCACACACACTTATCGGTGGTTTCTTAGGAGCTGCTCTTATGCATGCTTTAGTTTTAGACTATAATGCAGTAGCTCTAGCTCATCCAGATTTCACCTTAATAGAAAAAATTAAGTACGCATTTAGTGAACTCTTTACCCAAAATGTAGTAAAATATGAAAAGGTAATTCCTATCTTTTTATTCATCTTCTTAGCACCAATTATCGGGATGATTGTTTCGGTAATCATTACTTTAATTATTGTGTATTTTTCTAAAAAATCTAATCCACACAAAGCTGATCAACAATTTAAAAAATGGCAGTTGTTTTCTTCTGCACTTTTCAGTTTAGGTCACGGATTAAATGATGCGCAAAAAGTAATGGGAATCATAGGTGCTGCTGTTATTTACTACCACGTAAATATGATTGGTGGTACAGATGTATATGCTACCATGGAAAGTGCTGATCGTTTTAATCACTTCACCACGGATTACATTTGGGTACCATTCGTATCATTCTTAGCCATCGGTTTAGGAACAATGAGTGGTGGTTGGAAAATTGTAAAAACCATGGGTACTAGAATTACTAAAGTAACTCCATTAGAAGGTGTAAGTGCTGAAACAGCTGGTGCAATTACCTTATTCCTTACCGATCACCTTGGTATTCCTGTATCTACTACACACACCATTACAGGTTCTATTATTGGTGTAGGACTTACCAAAAGAGTTTCTGCAGTAAGATGGGGAGTTACCATCAGTTTACTTTGGGCATGGGTAATTACTATTCCTATCAGTGCAGTTATTGCAGCATTATGCTATCTTGGTGTAATCGCTTTATAAAAAAAATATTTTTAAAATAATATTGAAACTACTTGTCTTTACAAGTAGTTTTTCTTTTTTTTAAACCTTAAGAATTGTATTTTTGTAAAAATTAACATGTATGGAATTCATAGACAGATATCAAGAAATAGTTGCCAAAGCAATTGAAAAACACTCCTTCAAAAATAAGCCAACCGAACTTTACGAACCCATGAATTACATCATTTCTCATGGCGGAAAAAGATTAAGACCCATTATGGTTCTTATGGCTAACGAACTTTTTGGTGGAGACATAGAAAAAGCAATGAAACCAGCTCTTGCCATAGAGTTTTTCCATAATTTCACACTCATTCATGATGATATTATGGATGAAGCACCACTCAGAAGAGGAAAACCTACCATTCATACTTTACACGGAATCAATATCGGCATACTTTCCGGGGATGCATTGCTGATAAAAGCTTACCAATTTTTTGAAGATTTAGAACCAGAACTTTTCAAAGAATGTATTAAAATTTTCTCTGAAACAGGTGCTGTTTTATGTGAAGGTCAACAAATGGATGTGAACTTCGAAACCATGGAAAACGTAACCTATGATGATTACATAGAAATGATTACCAATAAGACAGGAGTTCTAAGTGCCGCTTCGTTCCAAATTGGAGCACTCATTGCTGGTGCTAAAAAAGAAGACGCAGAACTTCTTTATAATTTCGGAAAACACATTGGTATTGCGTTCCAAATTATGGATGATTATTTAGATGTTTTTGGGAATGTAGAACAGTTTGGTAAAAAACACGCTGGTGATATTTATGAAAACAAAAAAACCGTGCTTTATCTCCTTGCGATGGAACATGCCAATGAAGCAGAGAAAAAAGAACTCGATTTTTGGTATTCTAAAAAAACTGAAAATGTAGACAAAATCTACAGCGTAGAGAAAATTTTTAGAAGAAATAAAGTAGACGAAAAAGTGCTTAGACTGATTCAAAAACACAACGAAATAGGTCACGATTTCTTAAAAAAAATAGACGCACCAGAAGAAAAGAAAAAACCTTTCATGGAATTGGCTAATTATTTATTAAGAAGAAACTCTTAAAATGAAATTCAGAACAGAAGTTAATATTCCTATTTCTGAAAAGAAAATCCTTTTAACCGACAGCATTTTTTCTGTCGGTTCTTGCTTTGCTGCAGAAATGTCTCAACTGCTCAAAAACGGACAAATACAGACACTTTGCAATCCTTTTGGAACGATTTTTAACCCATTTTCGTTGAATATCGCCATCCAAAATCTACACGATTGCAAAAAGTACAAAGAAGAAGATTTAATTCTTTATAATCAAGAGTACATTTCGCTGAACCACCACACTTCTTTCAACAGTTTTTATGCACATAAAACCCTAGAAAGAATCAATCAAAACATAGAAACAGGAAATCAATTTCTACAAAAAACCAATTGGGTGATTATCACCTACGGAACTTCATTTATCTATGAATTCTTGCCTAAAAATCAATTGGTTGCCAATTGTCATAAAATTCCGCAAAAGTTTTTCAACAAAAGACTTTTAACAGATGAAGAATTGAAAAATTCCATCACAGAAACCATAGAAAATCTAAAAGATATTTGCGAAAATGACGTTCAGATTCTATTTACGGTTTCACCAGTTCGTCATACCAAAGATGGAATGACCGAAAATCAATTGAGTAAATCTAAGCTGATTTGTGCACTTCATGAAACACTTCCCCATTTCGAAAACTGTCATTATTTACCGATTTACGAAATCATGATGGACGATTTGCGTGATTACAGGTTTTACAAAGAAGACTTAATTCATCCTAATAATCAAGCGATACAGTATATTTGGGAAAAATTCTGCAATGCTTATTTTTCAGAAGAAGTAAAAGATTTCATTACTGAAAACTACAAAATAAAAGCAGCTTTAGAACACAGACCGAATGATGAAAAATCTCCAAAATATTTGGAATTTTTAGAAAAATTGAAAGAAAAAATAGTTTTTCAACAAGCGAAAGTAAAGCATAAGATTTTCTAAAAATTCCAACTTAAATAAAAAAACAACCATCTTTAAAACAAATATTTATTATGAAAAATTTAATGACCATCATCGCTTTATTTATTGTTTCGTTTGTGTTTTCTCAAACTAAAAATTTCATAGATCAACCTTATTTAGAAACTTCTGCAGAAGCGGATACTTTAGTAATTCCTGATAGAATTTATCTTAAAATTACTATTTCTGAAAACGATACTAAAAATAAAAAGTCTGTTGAAGAACTAGAAAACATCATGGTTCAAAAACTTAAAAATTTAGGAATCGACACCAATAAACAATTGTTAATGAATGACTTAGGAAGCAGTTATAAAAAATATGTTTTGAAAACTACTGATGTAATGAAAACCAAATCTTATGATTTATTAGTTTTTGATGGATTAACAGCAGGTAAAGTAATTCAAGAACTTGAAAATGAAGATATTTCTAACATACAACTTCTTAAAACTCAACATTCTCAAGAGGAAAAAATTTTAGCTGACCTCAAAAGAAGAGCGATTATTAAAGCAAAGAAAAATGCTAATAATATCGCCAATGCAATTGGACAAAAAGTGGGTAATGCCATTTTTATCAAAACTTTAGAAATACCTCAAGCAAATAATCAATTAATGATAAGAGGCATAAATACTTTAGGCTATAGTAATAAAACACAACAAGAATTTGAACCTGCTGATTTGAATTTCAGAAAAATAGGATTTTCAGCAAGTTTATCTGTAACTTTTAAATTAGAATAAGTAATCAATAGGAACGGGCTTTAGCCCGTTTTTAAAATAGCAAATTTCAATTGGCTTTAGCCAAAACCTAAAATATGAAAATCAGAAAAATCAATATTGACGATTTAGAAACGCTTAGAAATCTCAGTATTCAAACCTTCAAGGAAACCTTTGAAGAAGTGAATACAGAAGAAGATATGCAAAAATATCTTGATGAAAATCTGAGCATTGAAAAGCTAAAAACTGAACTCGAAAATGTAAATTCTGAGTTTTATTTCGCTGAAAACAATGATGAAATTTTGGGTTACTTAAAACTGAATTTCAAAGATGCTCAAACCGAAAAATTAGAAGAAAACCACTTCGAAATTGAAAGAATTTATGTTTTAAAAGCGTTTTTAGGTCAAAAAATCGGACAAATTCTCTTTGACAAAGCCATAGAAATCGGAAGAGAAAAGAATTTAGAATATGTTTGGCTTGGTGTTTGGGAAGAAAATCACAGAGCTATAAAATTTTACGAAAAAAATGGTTTTAAAATCTTCGGAAAACATGATTTCACTCTCGGCGAAGATGTACAGACTGATTTATTGATGAAAATGAAAATATAAATGTAATTTTTGTCATTCTGAATGCAGCATAGCGGAATGAAGAATCTATTGATAACAGATTCTTCACTCCATTGTATTTCGTTCAGAATGACAAAATACAAATAAATTTGTAAATAATGATTGACACACATACACACTTATATTCAGAAGAATTTGATGAAGACAGAACAGAAATGATAAAACGCGCCATTAATAAGGGCGTAACAGAGTTTTACCTTCCTGCCATTGATTCAGAATCTCATGAAAAAATGCTTCAATTAGAAGCAGAATTTCCCAATCAAATTTTCGCAATGATGGGGCTGCATCCTTGTTATGTAAAACCAGAAACTTGGGAAAAAGAATTAGAAATTGTAGAAAATTATTTGAACCAGAGAACATTTCCTGCCATTGGTGAAATCGGAATTGATTTGCATTGGGATAAAACAACTTTGGATATTCAGGTAAAAGCCTTTGAAAAACAAATTGATTGGGCAATTGAAAGAGATTTGCCGATTGTAATTCACACGCGTGAAAGTTTTGATGAAACTTTTGAAGTGCTGGAACGCAAAAAGCACCCGAAACTTCGCGGTATTTTCCACTGCTTCTCCGGAAATTTGGAACAGGCAAAACATGCCATTGATTTAGGCTTTGTTCTTGGAATTGGTGGAGTAGTCACTTTTAAAAATGGTAAAATAGACCAATTTTTACATGAAATTCCTTTAGAAAAAATTGTTCTGGAAACAGATTCTCCATACTTGGCACCAGTTCCGCATCGTGGAAAAAGAAATGAAAGTTCTTACCTGGATTTGGTCGTTGGAAAACTCGTCAATATTTACAATAAAGATTTTGCAGAAATTGATAGAATTACTACAGAAAATGCAATGAAAATATTTGTGTAAAAGTACTATAAATCGTATGGAGAAAAGAGAAAACTGGGTAGATCAGGCAAGAGGTTTTGCAATGTTTTTGGTAGTTTATGGGCATAATTTTCCAGTTACCGAAAAGTATATTTATAGTTTCCATATGCCTCTTTTTCTCATCATTTCTGGCTTTTTTTCCCCAGAGAAACCAGCATATACATTTTTGCAAAAAAAATTCAGAACCATTATAGTTCCTTATTTTTTTTGGGCAATATTTCTTTTTGTCTTTTGGATTATTTTAGGCAAAAATTTCGGAGATAGTGCTACAAAAAATTTATCAATCACAAAAAATTTTATTGGTATATTTTTTTCTCAAGGAGGCCAAGAGTATATGGATTGGGGAATTCCTATGTGGTTTCTTCCTAATCTATTTTTGGCATTTTTGTTTTTGTTTTTTTGCAAATTGTATTTCAAAAAAAAATGGTTTTTTGCCGTTTTAGTATTAACTTTTTTGGGAATTTTGTATTCCAAGTTATCAGATATTCCTTTATTTTGGAGTATAAATATAGCTTTGGTGTCTTTGTTTTTTGTGGCTATTGGAAAACAAATTTATATAACAATCAACAAAACCTCCAAAAAAAAGCGCATTTTTTGGATGATTATTTTCTTTATTATCAATATTTTACTATTCCAGTACAAGGCTAATGTTAAGGTAGATATGTACCAATCTATTTATGGAAACGAAATTTTATTTTTTGCAAATGGTTTTTTTGGAAGTTTAGCCTTTTTACTGCTGTTCAAAAATTTTCCTTATTTTCGGTTTTTAGAAATTATTGGCAAGTTTACCCTTGTTATTCTAGCTTTACAAATTTTGGCGATGTCTTTGATTAAACTTTTTTTATGGAAAGCATTACATATCAGCAATTTTCAATTTTCAGAATTTCAGAAATTATATTTTTCGATTATTCAAATAATCATCTTGTTGCCAATTGGCTTTATTATTAATCAATACATTCCTTTGCTTAATGGAGGCTCAAAAAAAATATAAAAACCAGCTGTTATTTCATACTTTTATGAACATCATTTTTTTGATTTTCATTACATTTTCTACGTTTTATCACATTCCGCTGAGTGGTTTACAAGATCGGTTCAGTTATTTAGGATTACTTGTCTTTCTTCAATTTACAATATTTGGATTTTTGTACTTTCTTAGCTTAAACCGATTGATTTTTTATCTTTTTTTTCCAATATTGTTTTTGATTGGTAGTATTTCTTCTTTTTTTGTTTATACGCAAGATATTGTTATCAACGAGGGCGTTGTGAGAGCTACTCTAGAAACAAAATCAGATGTAGTTTCGGATTTAATAAGTTTACCTTTTATTGTTTACTTAGTGGTTCTTTTTGTATTTATTTTTTTTATTCTAAAAAAATACCAATCACTAGAAAACAACTTTTTAAAATCGCCAATTACGATTTTTGCAACATTATCATTAATCATATTTGTTGTTGTAAGTTACAAAAAACCTTCTATTTTTTCTAATAGGCTACCTTACAATGTTTATTATGGTATAAAAGAATACTACAAAAAACCAGATTTAGAATTTTTGAAAATTAATAATTCAGTCATTTCAAAATCTGATACTTTGCAAGTTGTTTTTGTTATTGGAGAAAGTTTACGTGCAGACCATTTGCCAATGAATGGCTATTACCGAAATACAATGCCTTACTTATCAACAAGAAAAAATGTTTTTTCTCTTAAAAAAGTTTATACCAACAAAACATACACCGCTATCAGCGTCCCACAAATCCTTACTAACCAATCTATTACAGATTCAGTTGGTCATAAATTTTATTCTTTGATTGATGTTTTGAATTCTGCAAAAATAAATACATATTGGATAGGAAATCAAACACCAGAAATAAGTTATTTGCCATTTATAAAATTTTCAAAATTTCGGAAACTTATAGACCCTTATCATTCAGAATTTAGTTTTCACAAGAAATTAGATGATCATATGTTAAAGCCTTTTTATAAATATTTTTCTAAACAAGAGAAGCAATTTATAACACTTCACATGATGGGTAGTCATTGGTATTATGAGAATAGATATAGCGAAAATTTTAGAAAGTTTAAACCTACAATTCACAGCAAATATGTAAAGGCAAATTCTAATCAGGAGATGATCAATTCTTATGATAATACCATTTTGTTTTTGGATTATTTTTTAGAAAATATCATTAGAAATATTGAAAAGCAAAATACAAACACGCTACTTATTTATCTTTCGGATCACGGAGAAGCTTTGGGAGAAAACGGAAATTGGCTACACGCACAAGAATCTGAAAGCATCAAAAATCCTGCAGCTATCATTTGGTTTTCGGAGAAATTTTATCAAAACAATAAAGAAAAAGCTCTAAAAATTGCTTCTATTGAAAATAAAAAAATGACTACAGATTTTTTGTATCACACGGTTTTAGGTTTATTTGATGTAAAAGGAGTTGCAATAGACCCCAAAGAAAATATTTTTAAAAAATAGCCTACTTTTGAGTACAACAAATAAAAAAAGCCAGCTCATAATTTAATGAAACGGCTTTTTTGTGATTTTTTCATTTATTTCTTTCTATAAAAAACTTTCTTTTTCGGTTTTTTAAAATTGATGTCTTCTTTTTTCTGAGGCTTTGGTTTAGGAACAAAAGGTTTATTGTTAGAATCTCTTTTTTGCTCAACTAATTTTTCAGGATGAAAAGGATGATTTTTTACTACAGGAATTTTCTTCCCGATGAGTTTTTCGGTATTTCTCAAGTTCACTAAATCAAGACCATCTACAAACGAAATAGAAGTACCTTCTGCTCCCGCTCTTCCCGTTCTACCAATTCGGTGAACGTAAGTTTCAGAAACGTCTGAAAGCTCAAAATTAATCACATATTTTAAATCGTCAATATCAATTCCTCTTGCTGCAATATCTGTTGCCACCAAAACTCTTGTTTTCTTATTTTTGAAATTACTCAGCGCGGTTTGTCTGGCATTTTGAGATTTATTTCCGTGAATCGCTTCTGCTGAAATATTATCTTTATGAAGTTTTCTAGCGATTTTATCAGAACCGTGTTTTGTTCTGGCAAAAACCAATACTTGGTCTAACTTTTCGTCTTGAAGAATGTGTGTCAGTAAATCTAATTTATCGTCTTTTTCTACAAAATAAATCGATTGATTAATCGTGTCAGCAGTTGAAGAAACAGGAGCAACTTCTACTTTTACAGGATTTCTGAGCATAGAATTCGCCAATTCTTGAATTTCTTTAGGAAAAGTCGCTGAGAAAAATAAAGTTTGTCTTTTCGGCGGAAGCAACTTCACTACTCTTTTCACATCGTGAACAAAACCCATATCGAGCATTCTATCTGCTTCATCCAAAACAAAAATTTCTAAATTTTTGAGCGAAATAATACCTTGATTGATAAAATCGAGTAATCTTCCTGGAGTGGCTACTAAAATATCAACCCCTTTTTTCAGAGCTTGTTCTTGAGCGCCTTGTTTTACGCCTCCAAATATTACCAAAGTTTTCAGTGGCAAATGTCTTCCGTAAGCTTTGAAGCTTTCTTCAATTTGAATCGCTAATTCTCTGGTTGGCGTAAGAATTAAAGCCTTAATTTGATGGTTTTTGGTGTTTTTATGATAAAGATTTTGCAAAATAGGAATGGCAAAAGCTGCAGTTTTTCCGGTTCCTGTTTGAGCAGTTCCTAGTAAGTCTTTGCCTTCTAATAAATGTGGAATCGCTTGTGATTGAATAGGTGTTGGTTTTTCATAACCTTCTTGGATAAGCGCATCAAGGATGGGCTTAATCAATTGTAAATCTGTAAATAACAAATGTTTAAATTTTAAAAATGTGTGCGGGCGAAGTATTTTACTTCAACATTTTTTGCGCAAAAATCTGTTAATTATTTACAGATATTTGAAAAAGTATCTTCTACTTTGGCTAAAGAATGCCGCGAATAATGGGACAAAGATAGTCTTTTAGAAATAAATGAAAAAAGAATTATTTATAAACCACAAAAGAGACAAAAGAAATACATGAAAACAAGTACTTCAAAAGTAAAAAAAGTAAAATATTTCGCTTTTTTTACTTTTGAATAGCTTATCAACTAAAGATTTTTTTTGCTTTTGCGGATTAAAAATAAAATTTTAAATAATTATTATGACTAATCCTAAAATAGGTTTACAAGTTTTACATTAAAATACCAATCCGGAAGATATTGATTTTCCGGATTTTTTGTGGATTGTTTCCGGGGTTTTCATCTTCAGACTAAGATGTGGTCTTTTGTTGTTGTAAATATAAATACTTTCTTTAACCATTTGTTTTAAATCCTGAATGTTTTTGCATTTATAAATTAAAAATTCCTGCTTCAATATTCCGTTTATTCTTTCTGCCAAAGCATTTTGATAACAATCATAGCCATCTGTCATTGAGGGTTTTATTTTGTTTTCAACAAGTACTTTCTGATACACTTCTGAGCAATATTGCAATCCCCTGTCTGAGTGATGAATAAGCGGAAGATGTGTTGTTCTGTTTTTAACGGCCATTTTCAGAGCTTTGACTACATTTTCAGCATTCATATTTTCACTTAATTCGTAACCCATTATTTTTCTGCTGTAAGCATCCGTAACCAAAGATAAATAACAGACATTCGTTTTGGTTTTTATATAAGTGATATCGCTTACAAATACCTGTTCTTTTCTTTTTAGGCAAGTCGTTTTCAAAAGGTTGGGGTGTTTTCTGAGCCAGTGTTTGGAGAAAGTTGTTCTTGTATATCTTTTCTTAGGATAAATAAGCAGGTTTTCTCTTCGTAAATAATTGAACAGCGCATCTCTGCCTATTTTTATCTTTTCAAGCTTGAACTTATTTTTAAGCAAATAATAAAGTTTTCTTGTTCCTATTCTGGGCTGTTCTAAACGAATCTCCTCAACGAATTGTTTAACTTTCTCCAATTCTTTTTCCCGAACACATAATCTTTGGCGCTGCTGGTAAATGGCTTGTCTGCTTATCCCAAACAATCTGCAGATTTTGGATAAACTCAATCCTTTTTCTTGGAGTTGTCTGACTGTTTGGGCGTAAACTTTTTTCGGATCTGTGTGCCGTATTGCTTGTCGGAGATATCAATCATCATATTGAGAACTTTGGTTTTCAGTTTCTCATCAGCTAATTCTTTCTCTAATCTTTTAATCTTTTCGGCGGGTGTTTCTTTGGATTGTAACATGGTATGAATGGTGGGTTTGCTCCAATCTAAATTACCATATTTTCTGAGCCAAACCAAAACGGTGCTTCTACCTTGGATACCGTAATGTTGTTGTGCCTGTTTGTAAGTGAATTCGCCCTTTTCTACACGGCTTACAATACCTAATTTAAAAGCCATTGTGTAATCTTGTTGTGTACGCTTTTCTACTGTCTTCTCTCGATTTTCCATAATAAGTCTATTGGGTGTAAACTTATTTTAGGACGGGTCAATATGTACTAAAAAAGCGCTCAAAAATGAACGCTTTCTTTATTTTTTTATCCGTGTAATTTTTTCCAGATAACGTCTTTCAGTTCTACTAAACCTTCTTGAGTAACTCCTGAAAAGAATAGCGGTTTCAGTTTTTCTGGAAACTCTGCGGTGATTTCTTTTTTCAATTCATCATCTAGCAAATCTGATTTAGAAATAGAAAGAATAATGTCTTTATCAATTAATTCTGGATTGTATTCTTCTAATTCATTCAGTAGAATTTGATATTCTTTGTAATGATCTTCAGAATCGGCAGGAATCATAAAAAGCAAGATTGAATTACGCTCAATATGTCTTAAAAATCGATGACCAAGACCTTTTCCTTCTGCAGCTCCTTCAATAATTCCGGGAATATCTGCCATTACAAAAGACTTGAAATTTCTGTATTCTACAATTCCTAAATTGGGAGTCAATGTAGTAAAAGCGTAATCTGCGATTTTTGGTTTTGCCGCAGAAACAGCAGATAAAAGTGTAGATTTCCCAGCATTTGGAAATCCTACTAATCCTACATCTGCTAAAATTTTGAGTTCAAAAACCACGTAACCTTCTTCACCAGGCATTCCTGGTTGTGCATATCTTGGAGTTTGATTGGTAGAAGATTTGAAATGCTCGTTTCCAAGACCACCCATTCCTCCTTTCATGATGATGATTTCTTGTCCATCTTCCATGATTTCTCCAATAATCTCGCCTTCTTCATTTTTGGCAATTGTACCGATAGGAACATTAATGTAAACATCTGCTCCATAAGCTCCAGTCAATTGGTTTTTGCCACCATTTTCGCCGCGTTCTGCCTTTACATGACGCGTATAACGAAGCGGAAGCAATGTCCATTCCTGAGCATTTCCTCTCATAATAACATGTCCTCCTCTTCCTCCATCGCCACCATCAGGTCCACCTTTGGGAATATATTTTTCTCTACGAAGGTGCGCAGAACCAGCACCACCGTGACCTGATTTACAATGTATTTTTACGTAATCTACAAAATTGCTCATATTTTTTTGCTTTCGGCTTTCAGCTTTAAGCAATCTGCTTTTAAAATTTTACGCTGAAAGCGGATTGCTGATCGCAGATTGCATTATTTTATTTTTTCTACTTCGGCAAAAAGTTTTTCAGAAATTTCAGAGATTTCTCCTACTCCACTAATTTCTACATATTTGCCTTGTTGTTTATACAGTTCTGCTACTTCAGCAGTTTTAGCATAATATTCTTCTATTCTGTGTCTGATGATGCCTTCTTCACTATCATCTACTCTGCCAGAAGTTTCACCTCTTTTTACTAATCTTTGCACTAAGATTTCGTCTTCTACAATAAGTGAAAGGCATACAGAAATTTCTGAATGTAATTGTTCTTTTACAATTTGGTCTAAAACTTCAGTTTGGTAAGAAGTTCTTGGGAAACCATCGAAAATGAAACCATTAGCTTCTGTAGGTTTTTTAAGCTCATCTACTAACATATTAATGGTTACTTGGTCTGGAACCAATTCTCCTTTGTCAATATAGTATTTAGCCAATTTTCCTAATTCCGTATCATTTTTCATGTTAAAACGGAACAAATCTCCTGTAGAAATTTGCTTAAGGTTAAATTTTTCAATTAGGTTTTGTGCTTGGGTTCCTTTACCACTTCCTGGAGGACCGAATAGAACGATGTTTATCATTTTTAGCATTCGGCAATCTGCTTTTAGCTTTCAGCTTTGCAATGCCAATTTTTTTTATGGTTAATACTATTTATCTATTTTTCTTTTTATTGATATCTTCTTCAATTTTGAGAATTAGTTTTGAGATTTTCATTT
Proteins encoded:
- the obgE gene encoding GTPase ObgE, whose translation is MSNFVDYVKIHCKSGHGGAGSAHLRREKYIPKGGPDGGDGGRGGHVIMRGNAQEWTLLPLRYTRHVKAERGENGGKNQLTGAYGADVYINVPIGTIAKNEEGEIIGEIMEDGQEIIIMKGGMGGLGNEHFKSSTNQTPRYAQPGMPGEEGYVVFELKILADVGLVGFPNAGKSTLLSAVSAAKPKIADYAFTTLTPNLGIVEYRNFKSFVMADIPGIIEGAAEGKGLGHRFLRHIERNSILLFMIPADSEDHYKEYQILLNELEEYNPELIDKDIILSISKSDLLDDELKKEITAEFPEKLKPLFFSGVTQEGLVELKDVIWKKLHG
- a CDS encoding DEAD/DEAH box helicase, with the translated sequence MLFTDLQLIKPILDALIQEGYEKPTPIQSQAIPHLLEGKDLLGTAQTGTGKTAAFAIPILQNLYHKNTKNHQIKALILTPTRELAIQIEESFKAYGRHLPLKTLVIFGGVKQGAQEQALKKGVDILVATPGRLLDFINQGIISLKNLEIFVLDEADRMLDMGFVHDVKRVVKLLPPKRQTLFFSATFPKEIQELANSMLRNPVKVEVAPVSSTADTINQSIYFVEKDDKLDLLTHILQDEKLDQVLVFARTKHGSDKIARKLHKDNISAEAIHGNKSQNARQTALSNFKNKKTRVLVATDIAARGIDIDDLKYVINFELSDVSETYVHRIGRTGRAGAEGTSISFVDGLDLVNLRNTEKLIGKKIPVVKNHPFHPEKLVEQKRDSNNKPFVPKPKPQKKEDINFKKPKKKVFYRKK
- a CDS encoding IS3 family transposase (programmed frameshift) — encoded protein: MENREKTVEKRTQQDYTMAFKLGIVSRVEKGEFTYKQAQQHYGIQGRSTVLVWLRKYGNLDWSKPTIHTMLQSKETPAEKIKRLEKELADEKLKTKVLNMMIDISDKQYGTQIRKKFYAQTVRQLQEKGLSLSKICRLFGISRQAIYQQRQRLCVREKELEKVKQFVEEIRLEQPRIGTRKLYYLLKNKFKLEKIKIGRDALFNYLRRENLLIYPKKRYTRTTFSKHWLRKHPNLLKTTCLKRKEQVFVSDITYIKTKTNVCYLSLVTDAYSRKIMGYELSENMNAENVVKALKMAVKNRTTHLPLIHHSDRGLQYCSEVYQKVLVENKIKPSMTDGYDCYQNALAERINGILKQEFLIYKCKNIQDLKQMVKESIYIYNNKRPHLSLKMKTPETIHKKSGKSISSGLVF
- a CDS encoding adenylate kinase encodes the protein MINIVLFGPPGSGKGTQAQNLIEKFNLKQISTGDLFRFNMKNDTELGKLAKYYIDKGELVPDQVTINMLVDELKKPTEANGFIFDGFPRTSYQTEVLDQIVKEQLHSEISVCLSLIVEDEILVQRLVKRGETSGRVDDSEEGIIRHRIEEYYAKTAEVAELYKQQGKYVEISGVGEISEISEKLFAEVEKIK